A genomic stretch from Neodiprion fabricii isolate iyNeoFabr1 chromosome 3, iyNeoFabr1.1, whole genome shotgun sequence includes:
- the LOC124178733 gene encoding serine-protein kinase ATM isoform X4, giving the protein MPRYEQAFHDVCSLASSSRVSDRKKCIVKLIELYDSAEAIEELDTNSKTQNGTATTWTAIMYSVHKVLLHEAERSMRVDDKPSCSTSKLSRAQENKESVQRIEVLNDAKSDPRNLSDDTFKLVNAVCQQVGPESRMALCEFGEIVMRSAIDLNGSCAKYDWMLLVVRAHHPGSVTQNHNAAYACNWDTWNNILRAIYCMVINNLALEFVTDSFIQLACEVSWQLKDDSTSIDSDISINESIFLPQPPKRRRTVIGVQGMIDVLITTPLNESKYSVQILSTLITEYSECVKESNFLPLLEFLNTSLNACTDTDVMFQLWQLGIVMVEFEKKLSTDLIKNTEIQAIWLKIWNTTLRSVSKKENDDQVHKLLQSLLVNKKVIDTNDLLNLYLKDTVTWSKSSIHSLLVFCQHHILQLSAEPPVHENNLMLHNDVPVKVRLLQWVLAIPQSKWNVEFPIEDVCELLVGLTLKSWHNVIEVNVSNVSQSKLGMNNESLSNHFLPRKSARDSLTSMERVHLLTAFESNLCDETNINSFPQSKALRNNVLYVKTNCDILVNDLVTKNTLISESKFVNILILQTAVVAKVFSNFCQLNIAQESMKVSFGIIIKNSLQEISLSIEEMIKSKRKLRGKSLIDILAALYVLYNTPYHTDIIDILRSSTESNMLKNILSLTDIERLRNMNDESKMDDCNTSIGYIQNMNDLSERHRLIRKSDEFQKTDSLSEANIIRMKACTVCASFCCMVNSDGMTQRQENLQVTLLQSDNYDLTQIYDLKMALQVLKSLTSCQSASLSGKMIQSSLKLLQQLCIIWHKDNEAATSILKILSKLLFHMSSTGTVVQRQNSLRILHKFHDFLQNKNNYGPSTYVTFIHCLEMIAKIDTTFEWAKWHTNADRPVVEDILMYIQSPFHVVRLQAIKCLQILFASCDVNLEWLKGFFCNLKTVVDNLFVVQGELKAKVKEDERTNRVASALHMMGIVISSSAIFRSEALLTTFRLTVDKTVNSNITQKMLASISATLQMKESSSLVEKHLNYLLTHWLGNGCSLKKFPLHLAHCSSDQEFYQKHMDIIVPIVTQKCSLKEAYNLCNQFGMAFNKVVENCFPRLIAWLLPCISADPVTPSASISVLDIRRATDVFNQFYNNENEFRTVQKMSVLLENNLKSVILDMIKRLHDKDHFMEFLTVSIKFSSNDPPHFKHEDIMRSFRYLDENMMRPGHSLLHLLATEKQHVIEAVLLDLKCSIYNVNTIEDKSKALHHYMYFSMMLVQQIDRNYFDQISAYIIRDICYTLINLTQENLRCIRQASCGYLYHVLKYILPTRHTEIEPILRSIVTSMIPIVKTNETRHASNILTFLIVEQNHLLGEAIGRLDSFPMDEVFQVLRDIHFKLKYKSWQKHSLENEIRHFLNTRSENTGDYSIAELENLLEQLETRKIELKEIYQSLGSVQRFSEDCAVSILHQLICALVKLTSSSDPDISLRAAKCLGELGPADLSTMILQPESDHKELLADPMLACTYRMLVLLSSFLIHTDVLLLTATSEALYKIMASYWGEKICVEKNFNNLKLQFEVTKELLRIEYIRPFVAKPSQAKEIYTIDQINFINCIDQDQKLWFSKSKRSHNDWISDITCEILNCFSDSYLKHLIPVCRANVFFCEKILPWIIHLILHIEKELCTGICDYINRFFDLHFMNTNESKNKSSPSDMHYNICLNQQSVQCMLNVVDYIRSQSVDNYQFPLNYLHVAKAAQYCSAYFTSVLYAELWCEKLLKECPVIDYSTPIDYISDIESENGNVLQEILREACIKIGDPDAIYGCGRSYFQNASAKIEHYVQLRKWNKVLLAYDIEVSLGNKKATKGLLDALQHSGLQYLLGAFVKTIDRSDEEIDSNCRYECAWRLSDWSISTSQQMINLQQENCISLQASGNNNYPLFHYRALKSFHELDTDGLKTSINNGRVSIINTLRNISLESCKTIYPALSQLQMLREIEEIYFAEINDYSLMIEKWRTQDSMGVNDFEYIEPILSQRIVLLQSNEKSKNEVIKNALVDTYFRLNQLSKKHGYFQTSARVLGSLAKQVELSAEVKTNLEYEEAVLAWMSGDQELGRHLLHNLLLNETLSLSMQAQAFAQYGNWMAETKSENPQRVIDKYYLTSLKYSEQIKNPTERDKKNVLDTQAALAQFADVQYQRILSYMKSPQFESFKECVAYSEMTAETLSKHPKDVDERRAANFNKIQTSNDMAELENIEKEKNMYLLFALKYYILTLQQGEDHNLLVFRLVSLWLDNTHNKESSDLLEAYLNKLQSYKFVLLVPQLAPHMTNSGDVFSNQIYDLLRRCAIEHPHHTLPVLLALMNSHKDHEFQKGKKRQKISPEPRVLAAQKLIENLMSTNINPIIQEMQKLAHSLIMLANLETAKSNSQKFPVPNHSHSVQQIEKFKYTLIPTLSIDIKPNKIYDRIVSIEKYANEFELVGGINAPKKITCLGTDGIRRNQLVKGRDDLRQDAVMQQVFTVMNMLLKTSKEANKRRLNVRTYKVVPLTRRCGILEWCNNTLPLSAILEGSPGYLGLHKKYYPNDYTTRQCRMKMEAVFKKSNQEKLRVYIDCCKHLHPVFHYFFLETFSSPETWFERRLAYVHSVATTSMIGYILGLGDRHVNNILMDKLTAEVIHIDFGIAFEQGKVLPTPETVPFRLTRDIEAAMGVSGVEGVLRRSCEETIIVLRHHKEIIITLLQVLLYDPLFSWAITPAKAYSLQKGEQEGSSEQPKAAGEINKLAERALLRLEQKLQGTEEGSASSVVGQVERLIQEAHDPTNLSRLYHGWQPYL; this is encoded by the exons ATGCCTAGATACGAGCAAGCATTTCACGACGTGTGTTCACTTGCGAGTTCCAGTCGAGTTTCAGATAGAAAG AAAtgcattgtaaaattaatagaGCTGTATGACAGTGCCGAAGCTATAGAGGAACTTGATACAAATTCAAAGACTCAGAATGGAACAGCAACTACTTGGACTGCAATTATGTACTCTGTACATAAAGTATTGTTACAT GAAGCAGAGAGATCAATGCGAGTGGACGATAAACCATCATGTTCCACATCTAAACTATCACGAGCACAGGAAAACAAGGAGTCCGTTCAGCGAA TCGAAGTCCTCAATGATGCAAAGTCTGACCCAAGGAATCTTTCCGATGACACATTCAAACTAGTAAATGCTGTATGTCAACAAGTTGGTCCAGAAAGTAGAATGGCTCTTTGTGAGTTTGGAGAAATTGTTATGCGTTCTGCAATCGATTTGAATGGTAGCTGTGCTAAATATGACTGGATGCTGCTAGTAGTTCGAGCTCACCACCCTGGAAGTGTAACGCAAAATCATAACGCAGCCTATGCTTGCAATTGGGATACATGGAATAATATATTGCGTGCAATTTATTGCATGGTTATAAACAATCTCGCATTAGAGTTTGTAACAGACAGCTTTATTCAACTCGCTTGTGAAG TTTCATGGCAACTGAAAGATGATTCAACGTCCATTGACAGTGACATTTCAATAAatgaaagtatttttttgcCGCAACCACCGAAACGCAGGCGAACTGTCATTGGTGTTCAAGGAATGATCGATGTTCTTATAACTACCCCACTTAATGAATCTAAATACTCGGTACAAATTTTGAGCACCTTGATAACAGAGTATTCTGAATGTGTGAAAGAAAGTAATTTCCTTCCATTACTCGAATTTCTGAATACATCACTGAATGCATGCACAGATACCGATGTCATGTTCCAACTATGGCAATTGGGTATAGTTATggtagaatttgaaaaaaaactttcgactgacttgataaaaaatactgaaattcaagCAATATGGCTCAAGATATGGAACACTACTCTCAG GTCAGTAAGCAAAAAAGAGAACGACGACCAAGTTCATAAACTGTTGCAGTCTCTTCTGGTAAACAAGAAAGTAATTGATACCAATGACCTTTTGAACTTATACCTGAAAGACACAGTCACATGGTCAAAGTCCAGTATTCATAGTCTGTTGGTTTTTTGTCAGCATCATATATTACAGCTTTCTGCAGAACCACCTGTACATGAGAATAATTTGATGCTACATAATGATGTACCAGTAAAAGTACGCCTTTTACAATGGGTTTTAGCCATCCCTCAAAGTAAATGGAATGTTGAGTTTCCTATTGAAGATGTTTGCGAGCTGTTGGTTGGTTTGACATTGAAATCTTGGCACAATGTTATTGAAGTTAACGTATCAAACGTTTCTCAATCAAAGCTTGGGATGAATAACGAATCCCTATCAAATCATTTCTTGCCACGTAAAAGTGCACGAGACAGTCTTACAAGTATGGAGCGCGTACACTTGTTGACAGCATTTGAAAGTAACTTGTGTGACGAAACCAACATCAACAGTTTTCCACAAAGCAAAGCATTGAGAAACAACGTTTTGTATGTTAAAACCAATTGTGATATACTTGTCAATGACTTGGTAACGAAAAATACTCTAATCAGTGAgtcgaaatttgtaaatattctcATATTACAGACAGCAGTCGTTGCTAAGGTGTTTTCGAACTTTTGCCAGTTGAATATCGCACAAGAAAGTATGAAAGTATCATTTGGCATTATAATCAAGAATTCGTTGCAAGAAATATCGCTGTCGATCGAAGAAATGATAAAATCTAAGAGGAAGCTCAGGGGAAAATCTCTTATAGACATATTGGCAGCTCTATATGTGTTGTACAACACACCGTATCACACTGACATAATTGATATTCTTCGGTCATCCACGGAATCTAATATgctgaaaaacattttatcaCTGACCGATATCGAAAGACTGCGAAATATGAATGATGAATCCAAAATGGATGATTGCAACACAAGTATTGGTTATATACAAAATATGAATGATTTATCGGAAAGGCATAGACTTATAAGAAAAAGCGATGAGTTTCAGAAAACTGATTCTCTGTCAGAAGCTAATATTATAAGAATGAAAGCCTGTACAGTATGTGCATCATTTTGCTGTATGGTTAACAGCGATGGTATGACTCAAAGACAGGAAAATTTGCAGGTAACTCTTCTACAGTCAGACAATTATGATCTGACGCAAATATATGACTTGAAAATGGCTCTTCAAGTCTTGAAGTCATTGACGTCTTGTCAGTCGGCATCACTTTCtggaaaaatgattcaaagtTCGTTGAAACTTTTACAGCAGTTATGTATAATTTGGCATAAGGATAACGAGGCTGCCACTagtattttaaaaatcttatctAAACTGCTTTTCCACATGAGTTCTACAGGTACTGTTGTACAACGCCAAAACTCACTGCGGATTTTACACAAATTCCAtgattttctacaaaataaaaataactacGGTCCATCAACATATGTTACGTTCATTCACTGTCTTGAAAtgattgcaaaaattgataccaCTTTCGAGTGGGCTAAATGGCACACTAATGCAGATAGACCTGTTGTAGAAGATATTTTAATGTATATTCAAAGTCCGTTTCATGTTGTTCGTCTTCAGGCCATAAAGTGTTTGCAAATATTATTTGCTTCATGTGATGTGAATCTTGAATGGCTGAAAGGATTTTTTTGCAATCTGAAGACCGTGGTCGACAATTTGTTCGTTGTTCAAGGGGAACTCAAAGCAAAAGTAAAAGAAGACGAAAGAACGAATCGCGTCGCAAGTGCTCTACATATGATGGGTATTGTGATTTCTTCCAGTGCTATATTTCGCAGCGAAGCGTTGCTAACCACGTTTCGACTGACTGTAGACAAAACCGTCAACTCCAACATTACACAGAAGATGTTAGCTAGCATCAGTGCGACTTTACAAATGAAAGAATCATCTTCCCTAgttgaaaaacatttgaacTACCTTCTAACACATTGGCTGGGAAATGGGtgttctttaaaaaaatttcctttacATCTAGCTCATTGCTCGTCCGATCaagaattttatcaaaagCATATGGATATCATCGTACCGATAGTCACTCAAAAATGCAGCTTGAAAGAGGCATACAATCTATGCAATCAATTTGGTATGGCATTTAACAAAGTTGTTGAGAATTGTTTTCCACGTCTCATCGCCTGGCTGTTACCATGTATTTCTGCAGACCCAGTTACACCATCTGCTAGCATTAGTGTTCTCGATATCCGACGAGCAACTGAtgttttcaatcaattttacaacaatGAAAACGAATTTCGAACTGTTCAAAAAATGTCTGTGTTACTTGAAAACAATCTAAAAAGCGTTATACTTGACATGATCAAACGTTTACACGACAAAGATCATTTCATGGAGTTTCTAACAGTctcaattaaattttcgtcCAATGATCCACCACATTTCAAGCATGAAGATATTATGCGCAGTTTCAGGTATTTAGATGAGAATATGATGAGACCTGGTCATTCCTTGCTTCACCTCCTCGCCACAGAGAAGCAACATGTAATAGAAGCAGTATTATTGGATTTAAAATGCAGTATTTACAATGTAAATACGATTGAGGATAAATCAAAGGCACTCCATCATtacatgtatttttcaatgatgCTAGTACAGCAAATAGATCGCAATTATTTTGATCAGATCTCGGCGTACATTATCAGAGATATTTGTTACACCTTGATTAATCTCACACAGGAAAATTTAAGGTGTATTCGTCAAGCATCTTGTGGTTACCTTTACCATGTGCTCAAGTACATTTTACCTACGAGGCACACTGAAATTGAACCGATCTTGAGGTCGATAGTGACGAGTATGATACCAATTGTAAAAACTAATGAAACAAGACATGCTTCCAACATATTGACCTTCCTTATTGTGGAACAAAATCATTTACTTGGAGAAGCGATTGGAAGATTAGATTCGTTTCCCATGGATGAAGTTTTTCAAGTATTGCGAGATAtacatttcaaattgaaatataagAGCTGGCAAAAGCACAGCTTGGAGAACGAAATTCGACACTTTTTAAATACACGAAGTGAAAACACGGGGGACTACAGTATTGCAGAACTTGAAAACTTACTGGAGCAGTTGGAGACGCgaaaaatagaattaaaagaaatttatcaaaGCCTTGGGTCTGTTCAAAGATTTTCTGAAGATTGTGCTGTTAGTATATTGCATCAATTAATTTGTGCATTAGTGAAATTGACTTCGTCTTCTGATCCCGATATCTCGCTCAGGGCTGCAAAATGCTTAGGCGAGTTGGGGCCTGCCGATTTATCAACAATGATCTTACAACCAGAAAGTGATCACAAAGAGTTACTCGCAGACCCGATGCTCGCATGTACTTACAGAATGCTTGTTCTCTTATCAAGCTTCTTGATCCACACCGACGTATTGCTTCTCACTGCCACATCTGAAGCCTTATACAAGATCATGGCTTCTTACtggggagaaaaaatatgtgtcgaaaaaaatttcaataacttaAAACTACAGTTTGAAGTTACTAAGGAATTGCTGCGAATTGAATACATCAGACCATTCGTTGCTAAACCCAGTCAAGCaaaagaaatttatacaattgatcagataaatttcatcaattgcATCGATCAGGACCAAAAATTGTGGTTCAGTAAATCAAAGCGTTCTCATAATGATTGGATATCAGACATCACATGTGAAATACTGAACTGTTTCAGTGACTCTTACTTGAAACATTTGATACCAGTTTGTAGAGCTAATGTAttcttttgtgaaaaaatattaccatGGATAATTCATTTGATATTGCATATAGAAAAAGAATTGTGCACTGGAATATGCGACTACATCAATCGGTTCTTTGATCTTCACTTTATGAATACCAATGAGTCGAAAAACAAATCATCCCCTAGTGACATGCACTATAATATCTGTTTGAATCAGCAATCAGTTCAGTGCATGTTGAATGTAGTTGATTACATAAGATCACAGTCGGTGGACAATTATCAATTTCCATTAAATTACTTACATGTAGCAAAAGCTGCTCAGTACTGTTCAGCATATTTTACATCCGTGCTCTATGCTGAATTgtggtgtgaaaaattactGAAAGAATGTCCAGTGATTGATTATTCAACGCCCATCGATTACATTTCTGACATTGAATCTGAAAATGGGAATGTGTTGCAAGAGATTCTGAGAGAagcgtgtataaaaattggaGATCCAGATGCTATTTATGGATGTGGCAggtcatattttcaaaatgcttCAGCCAAAATAGAACATTACGTTCAGCTTCGGAAATGGAACAAAGTACTTCTTGCATATGATATAGAAGTATCGCTGGGCAACAAAAAAGCAACCAAAG GTTTACTTGATGCACTGCAGCATTCTGGTCTACAATATCTCTTAGGTGCCTTTGTGAAAACCATTGACAGGAGCGATGAAGAAATAGATAGCAATTGTCGATATGAGTGTGCCTGGCGATTGTCAGATTGGAGTATATCCACATCCCAACAAATGATAAATCTGCAACAAGAGAACTGCATTAGCCTTCAAGCTTCTGGCAATAATAACTATCCCTTATTTCATTATCGCGCACTTAAATCATTTCATGAACTTGACACAGACGGCCTCAAAACTTCTATAAATAATGGACGCGTTAGCATTATTAACACATTGCGGAACATCAGTTTGG aaagttGTAAGACGATCTACCCTGCTTTATCTCAACTTCAAATGCTGcgtgaaattgaagaaatatacTTTGCAGAGATTAATGATTATAGtttaatgattgaaaaatggcGCACGCAAGATTCTATGGGAGTTAatgattttgaatatattGAACCGATTTTATCACAACGAATAGTTTTGTTACAATCTaatgaaaaaagcaaaaacgAAGTTATCAAAAATGCTCTTGTTGATACATATTTTCGATTGAATCAGTTATCTAAGAAGCatggatattttcaaacatctgCCCGAGTCTTAG GCAGTTTGGCGAAACAGGTTGAATTATCTGCCGAAGTAAAAACTAATTTGGAATATGAAGAAGCGGTTTTGGCATGGATGAGTGGGGACCAAGAACTTGGCCGTCATCTTCTTCATAATTTGTTACTCAATGAGACTTTGAGTCTAAGTATGCAAGCACAGGCATTTGCACAATATGGAAATTGGATGGCTGAAACCAAATCAGAAAATCCGCAA AGGGTTATTGACAAGTACTATTTGACATCTCTGAAGTACAGTGAGCAGATAAAAAACCCAACagagagagacaaaaaaaatgtgttagATACACAAGCTGCATTGGCACAATTTGCTGACGTTCAATACCAGCGAATATTATCTTACATGAAATCACCACAATTTGAAAGCTTTAAGGAGTGTGTGGCTTACTCAGAAATGACAGCTGAAACTTTGTCCAAGCATCCAAAAGATGTCGACGAGAGGCGAGCTgctaatttcaataaaattcaaaccaGTAACGATATGGCAGagttggaaaatattgaaaaagagaaaaatatgtacTTGCTGTTTGCATTGAA GTATTATATATTGACATTGCAGCAAGGAGAGGATCACAACTTGTTGGTGTTTCGACTAGTATCTTTATGGCTTGACAATACTCATAATAAAGAATCCAGCGATTTGCTAGAAGCATATCTCAACAAACTTCAATCTTACAAATTTGTCTTACTTGTGCCACAACTAGCCCCACACATGACAAACTCTGGTGATGTATTTTCTAACCAGATTTATGATTTATTACGAAGATGTGCTATCGAACATCCGCATCATACGTTGCCAGTACTGTTGGCGCTAATGAATTCGCATAAAGATCATGAATTccaaaaaggtaaaaaaaggCAGAAGATCAGCCCTGAGCCGCGGGTTCTAGCTGCACAAAAACTGATTGAAAATCTCATGTCTACCAATATCAATCCCATTATACAAGAAATGCAGAAATTGGCACATTCCTTGATCATGTTAGCAAACTTGGAAACCGCAAAAAGTAACTCCCAAA AATTTCCAGTGCCGAACCACTCTCATTCAGTTcaacaaattgaaaagttcAAATATACTCTAATACCAACATTATCGATTGATATAAAACCAAACAAAATTTACGATCGAATTGTGagcattgaaaaatatgcgaatgAATTCGAACTTGTCGGAGGTATTAATGCTCCCAAGAAAATTACCTGCCTGGGGACTGATGGTATTAGGAGGAATCAGTTAGTTAAG ggaAGAGATGATTTAAGGCAGGATGCAGTTATGCAACAAGTATTTACCGTTATGAATATGCTTCTCAAAACCAGCAAAGAGGCCAACAAGCGTAGACTGAATGTCCGTACTTATAAG GTGGTACCTCTTACTCGAAGATGCGGTATTTTGGAATGGTGCAATAATACGTTACCTCTCAGTGCGATTCTTGAGGGATCTCCCGGGTATTTGGGACTTCATAAAAAATACTATCCGAATGATTATACAACAAGGCAATGCAGAATGAAAATGGAG GCAGTCTTCAAGAAATCAAACCAAGAAAAACTTAGGGTATATATAGATTGTTGTAAACATCTTCATCCAGTTTTCCATTACTTCTTCTTGGAGACTTTCTCATCCCCAGAGACTTGGTTTGAGCGAAGATTAGCCTATGTGCACAG TGTGGCAACGACTTCAATGATAGGGTACATCTTGGGGCTTGGCGACCGGCACGTGAACAATATCCTGATGGACAAATTGACAGCTGAAGTAATTCATATCGACTTCG